CATGAGATGTTTTATGTAATGGGAATCTGGATATAGGAATATATCAGAAAGAACGATTTTGTCACCTTTGCAAGTTATGCATGGAGTGGATGCCAAGCTGTCGGTTCCGGTTCGAAACTGCCGGGTCAAGGTTCAAGAAAAAATGTAACCGGCCCGGACCTGTCTAAGTGTCGGTTCCGGTTCCGTGTTTGGGGcggttcaaaaaaaattaaaagtaaaattaaaatttaattactaaaagctaaaaagtataatttaaaaataaaaaatataatataatataactatataactataaaaatataaaatatgatataatatatatacaaatatattacaattaaataatttttatcgaCGGGTTCGACCCTCAAACCGCCGGTCACAGAGCTAATAAATAGTTGTTTTATCTTAGGGGCAGCATGATTGCTAGACTGTCTTACATCTTCGGACAGAATCAAAAAACGTCTAAAAGAAAACGAACTAGTTCGCGACTCGGACACTTCAgtattttagttttgttttgtaacagtCTCAATATAATCTTACATGATGAATTAAATCGTGCAACTATTTGTCGTCCAATATGCAAATTAAGGCCAACGAAGGTTCAATAAATGCAAATTTCGTTGCCTATTTATTCCTGAGTTTAGATAGAAtcataaaataactaaaatttggCTAATATTAATAACTTGTGGCGTACTTATTGGAGCTTAAGATGGTCTTTGTTGGGATGTGGGCATCAGCTGTTCATGTACAGATGAATCTTGTCAATATGGATTATAATCCGAAAATGGAGGAAGAAATTGATGGAAACAAATGAATATATATTATGTACGTCCGTAGAGATTACGTTAATTTCTCTTCATATTCATCAATCTCCATGAAAGATCTATATATTATActagtatatgtatatattcaCATTGACTTGAGTGTTCATTGGCAAtgccatttaattatttttaatcttttatttctGTCAActccaaaacaaaaaaaaacaattattaataaCATGAGAAGGTGCTATTACTTATTTTTATGGAGTATTAAAGATGAGAGTATAATACAttgggtgtgcattcggtttaATCCGAACTGAACAGACTCATttatcaaatcaaactgaatttataaataaataaaaaattcaaatggaaCCGAATCAGTCAATTCGGTTTGCACTAAAATGCACCTGGAATTTTTTTATGtctaaaatcaaaccaaattaaaaaaattaaatttgtagaTGGTATTAATCAAGCCGAATTTATCAAttcggtttggttcagtttttgtACATCCCAagttatacatatattttttttcataaagaaGAAATTAAGTTCTTGAAATAAGACAATAATAGTATTTTTAATCTGAACAATAAAAAGGAAAGAAATTCAGATTGAAAGAATTTTACTCAACTTCCTAATCTGCATCTAATAATTTGCATTATAGTAAAAAGTAATGCACTACAACCTTACAAAAATCTTCCCTTCAATTCATAATAACAGGTTGATCATGGCTTGATGAACTCATAATAAGGAGAAAAATAAGGTTTGTTCTTACAAAAACTCAACTTATTCACAAGTTCATGCAAATTTTTTGTTTctggttttttttaatgaatttgtAAACctcaatttaataaattttaatatgtttacaGGTAGAGACATAAAAGCCATGGAGATGTTTCAGATCAACAGGGAAAACTGGGGTTTCGATTACAAGAAATTCACAACTGTGATTTTCATAGTTCTTCCTGTATCCATTATGGCTTCGATGTTGTATTGGAACTTACCTTTTGATCAAAGCCGCGTCTTTGAAGGTATGAAATTCAACtcgaaactctatatttataacttcCTTTTATGAAAAATAGTGTTCTGCTATTTTTTGGGTTTATCGTTTTCATTTCTGTGCTACATAGAATTCATTTTTGCAATCCATATGCAGCTACAAGTAATAATTCCATTGTTCCTACAAGCAGTCCTGAAAGTCAGATTCTTCAGAATCAAACTCTTGATTCCAGAACTGAGGCTGTTTCACATTCAAAAAACGCTTCACCAGGATCTGACAGAAATCCTGATGGTGAAATGCTAAATACAACTACATATCCTGGAATTGGAAATGTGTCATGTTCAAGAAATTGTTCTTCTCAGCTTACAAATGACAAATTGATTGATGAAGTAATAATACCTTCAGGATTCGACGAAAAAGCCTGTTTAAGCAGATATGAATCAGTCATGTATCGGAAAAATTCACCCCACAAACCCTCAGCTTATCTCCTGTCGAAACTACGAAACTACGAAAAACTTCATAAAACCTGTGGACCTGACACAAAATCCTACAACAGAACACTAAAAAGACTTAATCAGAATCGAACAAGCAAACGCAGCCTGAAGTGTAATTACATCATCTGGATACCGGCAAACGGATTGGGAAACAGAATAGTAAGCATGGCTTCGACTTTCCTTTACGCTCTCTTAACAAACCGGGTTCTTCTCGTTGATCACGGAACGGACATGGCTGATCTTTTCTGCGAGCCATTTCCTGACACATCATGGTTATTGCCTAACCACTTTCCTGTCAGGAATCACGGACACATAAGGTATAGTCGTAGTTTCGGAAGCATCAATACGTCAACAGATTCGCCTCCATCGCATCTATATCTGAATCTAGATCACAGTAATTATGATCTCGACAAGAAGCTATTCTACTGCGATAAAACCGAACCTTTCCTCAGGAAAATCAACTGGTTATTTCTGTTATCAGACCAATATTTCGCACCGTATTTCTTCATGTCAAAATCTTACAAGGAAGAGGTAAGTAAATTATTTCCTGAAAAGGAAACTATTTTTTATCACTTGGGGCATTATCTTTTCAATCCATCAAATCAAGCATGGGGTTTAATAACAAGATTCTATGATGCATACCTAGCCAAGGCAGATCAAAGACTTGGAATCCAAGTAAGAGTATTCAACCCTAAAACTACTCCTCTTCAGACAGTTTTAGATCAAGTATTAGCTTGTACATTAAAGGAAAAACTACTACCAAAAGTACTGAAAACCCAAAAACCTGAAGCTCACACCCAATAcagaaacaaaaaatcaaaggCTATTTTAGTAACATCATTATATTCATCATTTTATGGAAATTTAAGTGATATGTATTGGACAAAAGCAACAGAAACAGATGAAATAATTGGAGTATACCAACCAAGTCATGAAGGGTACCAACATTTTAGTGATAATATGCATAATATGAAGGCATGGGCTGAAATTTATCTTTTAAGTTTAAGTGATGTTTTAGTTACAAGTGGTTGGTCTacatttggatatgttgctCAAGGTTTAGGAGGTTTGAAGCCATGGATTTTGTTTAAGATAGATGGTGATAAATTACCAAATCCTCCTTGTACAAGAGATTTGTCTATGGAGCCTTGTTTTCATGTTCCCCCAACTTATAATTGTCAAGAAGAGGGGAAAGTTTTTGATGCTTCTattgttttttcttcttttaaacaTTGTTTAGATCTTAGTTGGGGAATCAAGCTGGTTTCTAATCATGATTAActtaaatagaataaataaaGCGTTGTCTgtagatttgatttgatttttattataataaatattttttgtcaatttattataattcGATGGATTATAATGTGCAGGAGAACTATATATGAAACGAGAAAcactaaaataaaacataacgaaagaacattatattttgagttaatatgtggttttttaatttagtcacaatttataaaaagtGTCAATTTTATACACCAATAATAAATCAACACATGTTacatagaataattttatatctaaaacaaaaaacatataaacacctttgaaaataaaattttgtttgcACCATAACTTTagatctaattaaaaaaaacttaacttCCCCTAAATTTCCCCCATCCCTACCCTCTACCGCCACTGCTACCACCACCAATAATGCTATTATTGGGAGCGCTGGTATAGCAGCTGTTTATGCCTTCATGCTGCTTCAGTGTTagcaaaaaaatacaatttaatcatGGGATTCCCAACTGTgattcacattttaaaagttttttttttcatttgccCACAAAACTGTGGCTCACTCAACTTTAAGAATTAGCTCTCAATTGGGTGGTTAATGATGTTTTTCTGTCATCGAAGTACCCAAATTTCCAACTCTCGTATAGAAGCCACCCTTCTTACGAGAGGTAGGTAGGTGCCAATTAAACCAAGAAAGCAAAACACGCAGAAAATCAAACATAGTACTGACGAAAAGGAAAATCATTAAATGACAGAAACAAGTAAATGCATTTACCACTGAACCATAAACAAccatttaaaattcatttccCATTCCGATGCACAAACCCTAGCTCTAAGGAAGTGGAGAATTCACAAACTGCCTAGGCAAACTAAATATATCGTTCTCCGCAAAAGGAGATGTCCACTCATGTAATCCAGCAGAAGAAGCCGTTTCTTTACCTGCCCCACCATTCCGGAACCCTGACATGCGGGAATTATTCATACTGTTCATCCTTGCCCCGGGTGTATTCCTCAACATCGAAGAAATACCTAGCCACAACCCGTTAGGCTTGCCAGCCGCTACATTTGAATCCAAACTCCAATCTATAGAGGTGTAGTCCACCTGCGTCGAGCCTCCGGTATTCCAGTCCACATGTGATGATGTACCGAAAGTTCCTGCCGACCTCACACCAGTAAACAGGCCAAGCGAGGAGGGAGCTGCTAGTGAAGGCGAAGATGTATTCATTGAGCCATATGAACTGTGAGGCTCATATGGAACTGCACGAGGGTAAGTATTACCCATTGTGCTCCAAGAACCTCCTAACCCTACCGATGATGTAGAATCCACTGGGCCATTTAAAGGATACGGGCTTTCTTTAAACGATGCCGGATGGTAGAATTGCTCAGGATACTGATTTACAAAGCCAAGGGCGCCGATGCTCTGATTCGGAAGTAACTTCCCGTTAGACCTTGTATTTTCAATTCCTGGTATATTATTTGAGTACCATCCAGCTGTTACAGCAGGAGAGGCAGTAATGCTAGGGACTTGGTTTTGCTTGGAATTAATAGATTGCGGACGCTGCATCATCACTACTGGTTCCCTCGGTATTTGCTGATGACTTTTCACATTATTTCCAGAAACACCAGGCCGGGCTTCCAATTTTGATAAGGGGGCTGTCACTTCCATAGATGATGGCATAGCTACTGATGCAACGGAAGAGCTTAATCCTGCTATCCACCTCTTTTCCGCAAGAGGCTTAGGCTGATTCAAAGATTGCAGATTACGAGTCCCAGGTTCTAAACCAGCTGTAGTCACTGGAATTGCTGATTTGGTAAAGTTAAAATCCCGTTCATTTCTTCTCTGTTGTATTGTAATTGAAGCTGGTGTCCCAGGCTTTTCTTGTGTTCTCTTCATAGTATAGCCATTAACATTCTCCTCGGGATTTGGAAGAGTGACTGGTGTGTCCTGCTTTTGTTCATGTAAGCTCTCTTCTGCCATAACAAGATCACCTTTACAGGCAATAACAGCTCTTTCCACCTCCTGCTTTGAGCATTTGTAACCCACCTCCATTGCCGAGATCCGAGAAAGCTCATCACtaatatctatttttaaattattactaCTTCCAGGTTTAGTATCCTTGTTACGAGCTTCCTCTTCATTCCCTTCAAAGAGCCAATTTACTGATTGCTCTAGCTTTCCCTCATTCATAACAAGGGCCAAAGTTGCCTGCTCATTAGAAAATCCCATTGCGACAAGCTGCTGCGAGAGAGATTCTAGTTTCCTGGACATCAGCAATTCTATGCAACGGTCATGCAACTCTTGAGCCCGCCTCTCTCTCTGACGCTGATGCTTCTTCTCATTCTTTAACCGAATCTTTTCTCTCTTCTCATTGTCTAATCCGGATAAAGTTTCCTGCCGAGAAGAATTGGATATCTTCTCTTTTAAATCTTCCGATTCACCAGAGCAACTGCCATTATTTGAAACTGAATCATACTCAGAAACAGTTCCATGTGGACTATTAGAATGCTCATCAGTGTCATCTATATTTCTAAAACGACCATTGTCATGAAAAGGTGGAGAAGAAGCTCCAGATGGTATCTCTAGAGTATGAAATGTCCCAGATATGGGATTGTAAGCACTCGCTGGAGTACCACTTGCATTGTTGGAAGACCCAGAAGACTTAGAAGATGTCTTCTGCTGTTCCTTGGAAGCCATTTCAGGGGCTTTATCTTTTGACTTACTCTTGGATTTCAATGCTGGAGACATATTTTCACTAGTATGATCCTGCGGATAACACACATGAAAAGAAGCAATAATTAAACAGAGAAGCAGTAATGAATAAACGGGGAATGGAACATGACAGACATGATAGCTCAAATTCTTACAGAAAAACACGGAAGACAATTGATAACAACAAACCATACCAAAAACAGCCATAACATTTTAGCTAAAAAGTAACACATTTATCGATACAAACAAATGATAATTTGTAagtttatcatatgataaacgATGCAGAATTCACGTACAAAACAAACGCCAATAAAGCAACATATCAATGCAAATTACTACCCTTCAATTAACAGAAGAAGTATGATGCTTTAGCTAATTTATGCCACTATATATACTAACAAGACAGCAACATTCCGCAACCAATTTAAGCAACTTGTTGATACAAACAATTTCCCACATATAATGTCAAAAAGAAATCTCAAATTCTGTACTAAAAAACCTTAATGCGTTTTCAATGTCAACTCTCTTTAAAATACAAAAGAAAAATCCCCCAAAAGACAATAATCAAAAATACAACGACACTTTCAATCGAATTAATTACTGTGcgataatcaaaatttaaatcgcATTGCACATCCAATTTATATCAAATTGATTTATATCAAATCGTTATAAATCAAAGTTTGAAGCGTTCACAAAATTTCAACCTAAATCACAATGCGAAACCAAAATTCCCTTAAAATTAAGAAACCCAAAACCATTACACAAATTAAAATTCCCAAATACCAACAgagtcaaataaaattaaccCCAAAAAAATACGTTTCGatcttaaaataaataaaaaacctaAATTACACATCCGcataaacaaaacataaaactaaaaaacaattaatcacGAAACAAACATAAGCCCAGGAAATTACAACCAAATCTAacctaaaaaacaaaattcaacaaGCAAAATTgacattcaaaatcaaaataaagcagatctaaatttaattttagattaCAAAAGAAGAAGCAGATCTACACAAACCTGGTCGATTTTCCGATAATATTTCGTAATAATTTTTCGATTAATCTTCTTCTCTGTTCTCTTGTTGTTTGTTTtctttaataaaagaaaaaaaaattaaatggtttAATTGGTTTGGTATTTGTATGCTTCCTTATCGTGCGCAAGCCTTATTATTAGGTTTCGGTTAAATGTATGATTTGAGTTCCGTTtcttatccttttttttttattttgtttttgttttttgctagtataatttttgtgtttttttatccTTAAAAGTCATGGAAACTTGTTTTTTATCCtcttcttataatttttttattaaaaaaataaatgaaaatctGAACGTTATTAGTAGAGTCAGGATAAGTACAAAAATATACTAtaactcaatttttatttttattttgaaatctataattcaaatttttagttaTGATTAAGTTGTTAATTGTTGAATTATAAGTTGATGTAAGGAAAGCGGAATTTTCTAGTATCTTTTATGATAATCAacttgtgaaaaaaaaaattaagttagcAACTGTGGAATAAATCCTATTTTAGAAGTTGAACATAAGGTTGAATgcaaattgaataaattttgaagTTGAATATAACAGGCAAAAAGAATTgaacataaattataaaatatatatctagAAGTTacatacaaattaaaatataatattagcGTAGTTTATAATTAAGGTTTACTGTAaataaattcaccaattttgctctaatttgcaattaaaacataaattttaaaatttggcaatgtcatcaatgaaatttgtaattttggcaaatcaatacaTCTATATTTTTTCAGGACATTTTTGCTAAGTCGGAAGCCGAAATTGCCATATATATTGACATAATAGATTTCAGTATTTTCCACGTAATTTAATATATCGTAAATTAAATCACAATTTTTAGTgcaatttgcaattacaacactaaCTTAAAATTtcatcaacttttatttttttttttaaatggaaaaacCGTTTACTTTTCAACGTGTCAGTCTATCTGGCAATATCAGCTTCCACCTCGGCAGATTGTATCGAAAAATGAACAGTATTTTgatcttccaaaaataaaaattgataccTGACactgttaaattttaaaatttatactgtaattgcaaattattttacaattcgtgatttaatttgtaataacTCTTATAATTGCGATACAAACTTTCAATCTTTATAATATCAAAGATGAAATATTAATAGAGATGGAAATTAGGGTAGAGAGAAGGccgttgaaaaaaaaaagccaaCGCGcctcctgaacttgtgacattggattacttaattcaatttttattttttttagcaactaatttcaaa
This window of the Mercurialis annua linkage group LG5, ddMerAnnu1.2, whole genome shotgun sequence genome carries:
- the LOC126682469 gene encoding galactoside 2-alpha-L-fucosyltransferase-like, translating into MEMFQINRENWGFDYKKFTTVIFIVLPVSIMASMLYWNLPFDQSRVFEATSNNSIVPTSSPESQILQNQTLDSRTEAVSHSKNASPGSDRNPDGEMLNTTTYPGIGNVSCSRNCSSQLTNDKLIDEVIIPSGFDEKACLSRYESVMYRKNSPHKPSAYLLSKLRNYEKLHKTCGPDTKSYNRTLKRLNQNRTSKRSLKCNYIIWIPANGLGNRIVSMASTFLYALLTNRVLLVDHGTDMADLFCEPFPDTSWLLPNHFPVRNHGHIRYSRSFGSINTSTDSPPSHLYLNLDHSNYDLDKKLFYCDKTEPFLRKINWLFLLSDQYFAPYFFMSKSYKEEVSKLFPEKETIFYHLGHYLFNPSNQAWGLITRFYDAYLAKADQRLGIQVRVFNPKTTPLQTVLDQVLACTLKEKLLPKVLKTQKPEAHTQYRNKKSKAILVTSLYSSFYGNLSDMYWTKATETDEIIGVYQPSHEGYQHFSDNMHNMKAWAEIYLLSLSDVLVTSGWSTFGYVAQGLGGLKPWILFKIDGDKLPNPPCTRDLSMEPCFHVPPTYNCQEEGKVFDASIVFSSFKHCLDLSWGIKLVSNHD
- the LOC126682100 gene encoding uncharacterized protein LOC126682100, encoding MSPALKSKSKSKDKAPEMASKEQQKTSSKSSGSSNNASGTPASAYNPISGTFHTLEIPSGASSPPFHDNGRFRNIDDTDEHSNSPHGTVSEYDSVSNNGSCSGESEDLKEKISNSSRQETLSGLDNEKREKIRLKNEKKHQRQRERRAQELHDRCIELLMSRKLESLSQQLVAMGFSNEQATLALVMNEGKLEQSVNWLFEGNEEEARNKDTKPGSSNNLKIDISDELSRISAMEVGYKCSKQEVERAVIACKGDLVMAEESLHEQKQDTPVTLPNPEENVNGYTMKRTQEKPGTPASITIQQRRNERDFNFTKSAIPVTTAGLEPGTRNLQSLNQPKPLAEKRWIAGLSSSVASVAMPSSMEVTAPLSKLEARPGVSGNNVKSHQQIPREPVVMMQRPQSINSKQNQVPSITASPAVTAGWYSNNIPGIENTRSNGKLLPNQSIGALGFVNQYPEQFYHPASFKESPYPLNGPVDSTSSVGLGGSWSTMGNTYPRAVPYEPHSSYGSMNTSSPSLAAPSSLGLFTGVRSAGTFGTSSHVDWNTGGSTQVDYTSIDWSLDSNVAAGKPNGLWLGISSMLRNTPGARMNSMNNSRMSGFRNGGAGKETASSAGLHEWTSPFAENDIFSLPRQFVNSPLP